The DNA segment CGATGCGAGCGTTGTCGACTTGGCGGTCGGGGCCGGCCTCGCGGCGCAACTGGAGCACGATCTCGTGCACCATCGCCGCCCCCGTCGGTCCACCGGGGTGGCCGCGGGCGATCAGGCCGCCGTCGGTGTTGAACGGGATCCGGCCGCCGAGGCTGGTCTCGCCCGCTTCGACCAGCTTGTCGCCCTCACCGGGCTCGCAGAAGCCGAGCAGTTCGTAGTACTCGAGCTCCTCGTTGGCGAAGGCGTCGTGGCACATGGCGAGCGACACGTCGTCGGGCCCGACACCCGCCTCCTCGTAGGCCTCCTGCGCGGTGGTCTGGGTCATCGTGGCGGGGCCCACCACGGGACCGAGGAAGGCGTGGCCCGGCGAGTACGCCTCGCTCTGCGCCGCGCTCGACAACGGGCGCACGATGCGGCGGCCGGGCTGGTGCCGGCGCACCCACTCCTCACTGGCGACGATCACGGCCGCAGCGCCGTCGTCGGCCGGGCAACTCATCATGGCGGTGAGCGGCTCGGCGATCATGCGCGACGCCAGGATCTCCTCGGCGGTCACGACGTGGTCGGGCTGGCGATGCGACAGCGGGTTCAACGCGCCGTGGTTCCAGTTCTTCGCCGCGATCTTGGCGAAGGTCTCGGGCGTCGTCCCGTACTCGTGCATGCGCCGCTGCGCCCACAGGGCGAAGAACGCCGCGGGCAGGATCGACGCGTCGAGCTGATCGCGTCCCGCGCCGCGTGACTTGTTCCCGCCAGCGACGCGTGCCGCGGTCATCTCCGTCATCTTGTCGAAGCACAGCGCCATGGCGATCTCGGCGCGTCCCGACGACACCGCCCACGCCGCTTCGCGATACGCGAACAGTCCCGTCGCCGAGGCGTTCTCGATGTGGGTGACGGGTAGGCCGGTGAGGCCGAACTCCTTGACGGCCTTGACGCCGACCTGGTGCTGGAGACCGAGGTAGCCGACGAACACTTCGTCGATGTCGGCGAGGGTGACACCGGCGTCGTGCATGGCGAGCAGGCCGGCGTCGCGGGCCAACTCCACTTGGGGCACGTCGTTGTACATGTCGAAGCGCAGCTGC comes from the Acidimicrobiales bacterium genome and includes:
- a CDS encoding thiolase family protein; translation: MKYEGIAIAGVGQLRFDMYNDVPQVELARDAGLLAMHDAGVTLADIDEVFVGYLGLQHQVGVKAVKEFGLTGLPVTHIENASATGLFAYREAAWAVSSGRAEIAMALCFDKMTEMTAARVAGGNKSRGAGRDQLDASILPAAFFALWAQRRMHEYGTTPETFAKIAAKNWNHGALNPLSHRQPDHVVTAEEILASRMIAEPLTAMMSCPADDGAAAVIVASEEWVRRHQPGRRIVRPLSSAAQSEAYSPGHAFLGPVVGPATMTQTTAQEAYEEAGVGPDDVSLAMCHDAFANEELEYYELLGFCEPGEGDKLVEAGETSLGGRIPFNTDGGLIARGHPGGPTGAAMVHEIVLQLRREAGPDRQVDNARIGLAHCVGGGSVCTVNLFEGVD